The sequence below is a genomic window from Acetobacteroides hydrogenigenes.
TAGCAGATGGTGGCCCTTCGTAGAATACGAATGATGGATGGCCTGCTCTGGTTTCAATACTTTGCTTAAAAGTATCGTCTTGCTCCCACGTTTTTAGAACGTCCTTGTTAACTTGCGAAAGGTCTAAGCCTTTGTACTCAGGAAATTTCGAACTCATTTGTTATACCTCTTTTTTCAAAATTCCCCAAAAATAGAATTCGCTTTTTTAATATGCAACTCTATGAAACAATTGGGGGTTATATAGTGCTAATTGCAGAATTGCTTTACTATTCGGTTTTTGTTATTCTATTCCAGTAAAATTCAATGTGTTTTTTGCAAAATCGACGATGTCTTCGCCATTGGCAAGATGGTACACTTGTATGCCTAATGACTGGGGAGTCGCAAGGTTTTGTAGGCTATCATCTATAAACAGGGTTTCCTCTGGCTTTAGCCTATTCTGATCTAGAACGAGTTTATAAATTGCAGGATCAGGTTTGCGTAGGCCTACTTCGTGCGAGAAGTAGAGTTTTTCGAATAGGACATCAAGGTTGTTAAAGCTATGCTCATTGTGTAATGATCGGTAGTAGCAATCCTTGTGTATTTGGTTCGTATTGCTAAGCAAAAAGGTTCGGTAATGTTGCTGGATATTACGAAGAAAGTCCAGCCTATGCTTGGGGTAGTCGAGCAGCATGGCATTCCAACCTGCATCAATTTGTTCATCGGAGAGGTTGAGATTGATGATGTCGCGCAGCTCGTTACGAAAATCAGGAAGGGCTATTTTCCCCGTTTCCAACTTGTCGAATAGATGCGATTGGGCTTTCTGGCTAAAGAGGTTTTCAAAGTTGTCAACACCTAACTTTTCGAATGCACGTGCGGTTAATCTGTAATCGATATTGATGATTACACCTCCAAAATCAAAGATTATATTTTTGAGAATCTTAGGATTTACAGGTTTTGTGGTAGAAAAATCCATAAAAATTGAGGAATACATTTTGTAAATTCTCTGCAAAGATGTAAGTTTGCACAACGAAATCAAAACAAGATTATCGGGGCCTATAGCTCAGTTGGTTAGTAGCACCTGACTCATAATCAGGGGGTCGCAGGTTCAAGCCCTGCTGGGCCCACGAGCAAAAAAGCGCTTACAAGTAGTTGTAGGCGTTTTTTTTTATATCTTTTATAATTTATCTCGATCAAGAATTCCCAGATTAAAACTGATTCACCGATTACACTCATCTCATTGCTTATCCGCAAGCCAGTCTGATAATTTGTACCTTCTAACTTATTGATCAAAGTTCAAAAGAAAATAGGCAGCTATATAAATCGTATTTTGTTTTTCCCCTATCTTTAGGTGCTATTTGTTGGGCTGCGGCTTTCATCTTTAGGTGTTCGCCCTGACAGACGAATATGGTTAATCACATATCTAAAGCAAAATTTTAAAAGCAATGAGACTGTTTTTGTTACTAGCATCACTTCTTGTCGGGATAGGAAGCCATGCTCAAACTTACACGCCTACTCCTGAAAATATGAAAGCCAGAACTTGGTTTGATAGCGCTCGGTTTGGCATGTTCGTTCATTGGGGACCATCTTCTATCTTAGGAGCTGGGGAATGGGTTATGAACAATAGGAACATACACCATCAGGATTACCAAAAATTGAGAAAGTTCTTTAATCCCATAGATTTTGATGCTGCAAAGTGGGTGTCTACTGCAAAAAATGCGGGGATGAAGTACATCACATTAATAACTCGACATCACGATGGTTTTAGCCTTTGGGCAACAAAGCAATCCGATTTTAACATCATGAATACTCCTTTTAAGCGTGATGTAGTAAAGGAGATTGCTGATGAATGCCATAAGCAGGGGATAACGCTTTTCTTATATTACTCTCTTCTCGATTGGTCGCGTTCCGACTACCAATGGGAAACTGGTAGGACAGGAAAGAATACGGGTAGAACAGAGAAAAGCAACTGGGATAGCTACATAGGCTTCATGAAGGCGCAGCTAACCGAACTGCTTACTCAGTATGGCGAAATTGGAGGAATTTGGTTTGATGGGCATTGGGATCAGCTTGATAACGACAACGACAAAACCCTTAAATCTAAAGTAGATTGGAAATACAACGAAATTTACACTTTAATACACAAACTGCAACCTACTTGTTTGATAGGAAATAACCACCATCTATCACCTATACCGGGTGAAGATTTTCAGATGTTTGAGAGGGACTTGCCCGGTGAAAACAAGCAGGGATTAAGTGGGCAACATGTGTCTGATCTTCCTTTGGAAACCTGTGAAACTATAAATGGTTCGTGGGGATTTAATATTACAGATCGAACATATAAGTCAGAAAAGGACCTTATTCATTATTTAGTGCGTGCTGCTGGGTACGGATCAAATCTTCTACTAAATGTAGGACCAATGCCTAACGGTGAAATTCAACAAGAGTTTGTGGATCGATTGGCAGAAGTAGGGCAGTGGATAAATGTATATGGAGCTACAATTTATGGAACGAAGGGTGGTTTTATTAGGCCTCAGGAATGGGGATGCGTTACTGAAAAAGGGAATAAGCTATATATCCATATGCTAAAGAAACCGGACAATGAGATTCTTTTAGATATTCCTTATAAGGTAAAATCAATGAACCTGTTTGGTTCCTCACAATCTAAAGTTGTCTATAAAAAGACGAAAGGAGGATATTTGCTAAATCTAGCAGGCATTTCCCTCGATGATATAGACACCATTATTGAGGTTGGCATAGCGCGGTAGATTTTTGATAAGCGATATATTTTTCAATTGAGAGAGCGGAATAAACAAACTGTTTGTTCCGCTCGCTCTGCATTCGGCATGCCGAATGTGTTTCTTTTGGGGA
It includes:
- a CDS encoding HAD family hydrolase — translated: MDFSTTKPVNPKILKNIIFDFGGVIINIDYRLTARAFEKLGVDNFENLFSQKAQSHLFDKLETGKIALPDFRNELRDIINLNLSDEQIDAGWNAMLLDYPKHRLDFLRNIQQHYRTFLLSNTNQIHKDCYYRSLHNEHSFNNLDVLFEKLYFSHEVGLRKPDPAIYKLVLDQNRLKPEETLFIDDSLQNLATPQSLGIQVYHLANGEDIVDFAKNTLNFTGIE
- a CDS encoding alpha-L-fucosidase — its product is MRLFLLLASLLVGIGSHAQTYTPTPENMKARTWFDSARFGMFVHWGPSSILGAGEWVMNNRNIHHQDYQKLRKFFNPIDFDAAKWVSTAKNAGMKYITLITRHHDGFSLWATKQSDFNIMNTPFKRDVVKEIADECHKQGITLFLYYSLLDWSRSDYQWETGRTGKNTGRTEKSNWDSYIGFMKAQLTELLTQYGEIGGIWFDGHWDQLDNDNDKTLKSKVDWKYNEIYTLIHKLQPTCLIGNNHHLSPIPGEDFQMFERDLPGENKQGLSGQHVSDLPLETCETINGSWGFNITDRTYKSEKDLIHYLVRAAGYGSNLLLNVGPMPNGEIQQEFVDRLAEVGQWINVYGATIYGTKGGFIRPQEWGCVTEKGNKLYIHMLKKPDNEILLDIPYKVKSMNLFGSSQSKVVYKKTKGGYLLNLAGISLDDIDTIIEVGIAR